The genomic stretch AAATAATGACAGGCTTTGTTTTTCTTCACAAAAGAAATTGGGTTAAAAATTAGTTGGAAAATTACTCATTACCAATTATTTATTACCCATGAAAAAAAGGGAAGTACGCCGAAGTTGGAGAGTCGGGGCAGACTGTAAATCTGTTGCTTTATTGCTGAGTAGGTTCGAAATGCTTAGCATTCGTGAATTCATTAAAAAGAAATAAAAAATTCATGAACAATCCTACTACTTCCACAACGCTTATAATGTAATGGCAGCATGCAGGAAATGTACTCTTGTTGTTTAGGTTCTATTCCTAGTCAGTTTGTTTTAATCGCTCTATTCGTCTAACCGTTCAGGACGCCTGCCTTTCGAGCAGAAAACAAGGGTTCGATTCCCTTATAGAGTACAAAATATAAGTAATGATTGATGTGCAATGAGTACTCAAAACTCATAATTTATAACTCAAAAAACTGATTCATAGTGTAATTGGTCAGCACACAAGACTTTGACTCTTGTTGTTCAGGTTCGAGTCCTGATGAATCAACAAAAATTGCTTCGATAATGTAATGGCAGCATCTCAGTCTCCAAAACTGATGGTATTGGTTCGAGTCCAGTTCGGAGCGCAAAACGGTGAATAGTCAGTCGTGAATTTTGTTTCACAAGTGAATTTAAAAAAATTAACAAGCAAAGCGAATTGACTATTCATAATTGACATTATTAACAAATAAGTATTTAAACAAACATGTAGAAAAAATGGAAACGCAACAACAAACATGGCAAAACATGACCGGAAAAATTTTCCAAAACTCTATCACACAGTTGGTAGAAGAAGCCATCATTCGCGAACAGGCAAATGGACATCGACTGAAAGTGTGTGTGGGTTCAGACTCCCACGTTTATGGTGATGCCATTAATTATGCTACGGCAGTTGTCTTTATTCGTGAGGGAAAAGGAGCGTTTACCTTTATCAGAAAAGAAAGAGAAATACAGAATATCAGTATCACAGAGCGAATGTTGAACGAAGTCAACAAATCCGTAGAAATTGCCTACGCCATTTGCTCTATTCTAGAAATTTATGATGTGGAAATGGAGGTACACGCAGATATTAACACCGATCCGGATTTTAAATCCAACGTCGCTCTGAAAGATGCAATGGGATATATTCTGGGGATGGGTTATATATTTAAAGCAAAACCGTACGCTTTCGCAAGTTCCAATTGTGCTGATATGATGGTGTAATTTTCAAAAAATAAATAAAATGTTTTTATACGACAAAGTAATCGTCATAGATATTGAAGCCACGTGTTGGGAAAAAGGACAAATCCCCGAAAATCAAAAAAGAGAAATCATTGAAATCGGAATTTGTAAACTCAATATGTCGGACGGAAGTATCGAAGATAAAAGAAGTTACTTGATAAAGCCGACACAATCGCAAGTAAGTGAATACTGTACACAACTTACGGGAATCACTTCTGAAAAATTAGAGAAAGAAGGAATTTCTTTTAAAGAAGCTTGTTCAAATATCAAAAACAGATACAATTCATTACGAAGAACATATGCTGGTTATGGCGGATTTGATAAATCGATTATGGAAAGTCAATGTCAAGAATTTGATGTTAAATTTCCTTTTAGTGAAACTTATCTTGATGTGAAAGTGCTGATAAGTTTGATGAACGGAGAAAAGCCAATCGGACTTTTGAAAGAACTTGAGGCAAGAAATATAAAATTTGAAGGGAGTGCGCATAGTGGAGCAGACGATGCTTTCAACACAGCGAAATTATTGTATCAAGTTTTAAAAAGTTAAAGCAATGGATATTTTTAGATTAATTCAGGATATAAAAACCCATTTGAAACTCAGTTTTGATGAGGTTGACAGGTGGTTTGAGAAAAATAAAGAAACGTTGAATTTTCAACCTTCAAATGGAGGTTGGACGGTTCAGCAGATTTTAGAACATATTTATTTAACGAACTTTTATTTGTTGATTCTTATTGAAAAAGGTAAAAAAAAAGCAATGAGGAATTATCTTAATCTTGATTTAAATATTGAAATAGAAAATTACAGTTTCGATAAAGAAAAGTTTGATAAAGTAGGTGAATATGGTGCTTTTGAATGGATCAGACCAGAACATATGGAGCCAAAAGGAGAATTAAGTTTAGATGAAATGAGAAGTGTAATTTCTCAACAATATCATCAATGTTTAAACTATTTAGATTTAATGAGAAACGGGGAAGGTCTTCTTTGTAAAACGACAATGACAGTCAATGAATTAGGGAAAATAAATGTGTCTGAATATATCTATTTTCTTTCGCTTCATGCTCAAAGGCATATTACTCAGATGAAGAACAATGAACTAAATAAATAAAATATTTTCCAATTAAATTTTCCTACGCAAAAAGACTGCGCATTTTAACTTTTACTTTGCATAATCAAAAGGACAAAACACTAAAATTTTGAAAATGAATTTTAGTCAAAATATCAGACAGGTCTTGTTGGGTGTTTCTGTATATCACCATTGCAGAATACTTTGTTGAGAAACATGATTGTATTCTGTTCAGCTTGATTTGAAGGTTTAAGGAGTTTACCAAAAAACTTCTACATTTTTCTAGGTATGGAGGTTCGATTCCTCCCTGTGAATGGACACAGTAGCTAAATGGTATAGCAGTGGAAATCTTAGGATGCGAGGGTTCGATTCCCTCTCTCAATTTAGGTTTGAGATAGCTCAGTTGGTTAGAGCACTACACTTTTAATGTAGATTGAAAATAGACTCAAAATCTATTTTTTATTAGAGTTTGAATATCTCGTTAAAAATATTCCTCATGGAAAGTCTAAGATTTTTTCGGTTGTTAAATCAACAATTTTGAAAAAGCTTGTAAGAAAAGTTTTTTCTGAAAATGAAATTTAATTGATGAATAAATGATTGTTAGACAAATTTTCTAAAAACTACGGTTTTCTGCGTGAGCGATGGTAGCGGATACCCCACAGTGAAGAGGCAAAAGCCGATGAACGAGGAGTAGAAGCGGACGTAGCGACCCAAGCTGTTGCTTTCAGCGATGGAAAAGGGACACGCCCAAAATCTGATTCATTAGAATAAGTTTAAGAATGTTAGTCTGAAATTGAAATAATTTTTTTGAAATACTTTGCTTCCGCTATTTTTTGGAAGAGAGAATCTTGGTTTTTCCTTTTTATTAAAATTAATAACACTTTAAATAAAATATGATGGTAAGAAATGTACAAATTAAAGCATACCAAATTGGTTTGGTTTTTAAAAATCGAAACTTAATTGAAATCTTAAAAGAAGGAAATTATTGGATTTTCGGAAGTAAATCTGTGGAAGTCTATGAAACGAAATCTCAGTTTAAAGCAGGAGAAGATTTGAATCTTTTGCTTAAAAATGAAAGTCTGGCTTCAATGCTAGAAGTAGTTGAGGTAAAAGATGGCGAAATGGTTCTGGTCTATGAAAACGGTATTTTTAAAGAAGTATTGAATGTAGGGCAATACGCTTTCTGGAAAGATGTTTTGAATAGAGAATTTCAAAAAATAGATCTGACAAAAGTAGAAATCACAGAGAAAATTTCTAAAACAATTTTGGAAAATTTAAAGTTGAAAAACTTTGTAAGAAAATTTGTTGTGACCAATCAATATAAAGGACTTTTGATAATTGACGGAAAACTGTCAAAGGTTTTGGAAGCCGGAACTTACTACTTCTGGAATAACGAAATTTCTATCGAAATTAAAGCAGTTGATACAAGAATGCAGCAAATGGAAATTGCCGGTCAGGAATTGTTGACAAAGGATAAAGCGATGCTTCGTATCAATTTTTATGTGCGTTTTCAGGTGGAAAATATTGAGAAAGCATTGATGAATAACAAAGAATACGATAAGCAACTTTATATTTTGATGCAGTTGGCTTTGCGTGAATTCGTCGGAGCTTTAACGTTGGACGAATTGTTAGTGAAAAAAGATTCTGTAGGTAAAGAAATTCTGGAAAATCTTGGTAATAAAGCCGAAGATTTAGGTTTACAAGCTTCTGATGCCGGAATCCGTGACGTGATTTTAACAGGAGAAATGAAAGAAATCATGAATCAGGTTTTGATCGCTGAGAAAAAAGCTCAGGCAAACAGCATCATGCGTCGTGAGGAAACAGCTTCCACAAGAAGTTTACTGAACACCGCAAAATTAATGGAAGAAAACGAAGTGCTTTGGAAGCTTAAAGAAATGGAATATATGGAGAAAATCGCTGACAAAATTGGAGATATCACCGTTTCCGGAAACAGCAATATTGTTTCTCAGCTAAAAGAGATTTTTGCGAAATAATCAAAGACAGGTTTTCATTTTTGAAAATCTGTCTTTATTTGTTATAACCAGGAAAGAGTCCCGAAGGAATGATTTAGCAAAGGATTGTATAAAATCCAATTAAAATCAACATACAAATCGTAAGTTTTTTTTAATTTTCTTTCAACCACTCCTCATAAGAAAGTACGCCCAATTCCGGTTTTCCATCACCTTCCAGAATTGAAATAAATTCCAGTTGATTTCCATCAGGATCATTAAAATAAATCGCCAAAGCGGGCATCCATGCAAAAACCATAGGTTCATCAAGCCCGTCTTTCAGGAAATTGTAAGGTTTTAAATTTTTATTTTTTAAAAACTCGACTGAATAATTTAGAATATCTTCTTTATCAGCAGAAAAAGCAAAATGTCTCGTTTGTAAATTTTCTTTCTGTTCCCACAAACCAAGCATCGCTTCTTTGTTTTTTCCGATCCATAAAAAAGCAATGGGACGGTTTTCATCTTTATGAGCAAATTCCAATCCTAATACTTCAGTGTAAAATTGAATAGCACTTTCCAAATTGCTTACCTGAACATGAGTTTCATATAATCCTTTAATCATAGCTTAAATTTAATGTACACAAAGCTAAACAATGAATTTTCTAAAACTTCAAATGGGCAATTCCTTTATATAAAATGAATGATAGACAGATTGTATTTGGTTATTAGTTTTTAAATATTCAAACATTATTTTGTCATTCACAGCGAAACGAAGTGTAGCGTGGAATCTGAATAATTACCAATACTTTGCTGAGATTCCTACGGAAAGACAAA from Chryseobacterium indoltheticum encodes the following:
- a CDS encoding DinB family protein, whose amino-acid sequence is MDIFRLIQDIKTHLKLSFDEVDRWFEKNKETLNFQPSNGGWTVQQILEHIYLTNFYLLILIEKGKKKAMRNYLNLDLNIEIENYSFDKEKFDKVGEYGAFEWIRPEHMEPKGELSLDEMRSVISQQYHQCLNYLDLMRNGEGLLCKTTMTVNELGKINVSEYIYFLSLHAQRHITQMKNNELNK
- a CDS encoding slipin family protein translates to MMVRNVQIKAYQIGLVFKNRNLIEILKEGNYWIFGSKSVEVYETKSQFKAGEDLNLLLKNESLASMLEVVEVKDGEMVLVYENGIFKEVLNVGQYAFWKDVLNREFQKIDLTKVEITEKISKTILENLKLKNFVRKFVVTNQYKGLLIIDGKLSKVLEAGTYYFWNNEISIEIKAVDTRMQQMEIAGQELLTKDKAMLRINFYVRFQVENIEKALMNNKEYDKQLYILMQLALREFVGALTLDELLVKKDSVGKEILENLGNKAEDLGLQASDAGIRDVILTGEMKEIMNQVLIAEKKAQANSIMRREETASTRSLLNTAKLMEENEVLWKLKEMEYMEKIADKIGDITVSGNSNIVSQLKEIFAK
- a CDS encoding 3'-5' exonuclease; this translates as MFLYDKVIVIDIEATCWEKGQIPENQKREIIEIGICKLNMSDGSIEDKRSYLIKPTQSQVSEYCTQLTGITSEKLEKEGISFKEACSNIKNRYNSLRRTYAGYGGFDKSIMESQCQEFDVKFPFSETYLDVKVLISLMNGEKPIGLLKELEARNIKFEGSAHSGADDAFNTAKLLYQVLKS
- a CDS encoding ribonuclease H-like YkuK family protein, which encodes METQQQTWQNMTGKIFQNSITQLVEEAIIREQANGHRLKVCVGSDSHVYGDAINYATAVVFIREGKGAFTFIRKEREIQNISITERMLNEVNKSVEIAYAICSILEIYDVEMEVHADINTDPDFKSNVALKDAMGYILGMGYIFKAKPYAFASSNCADMMV
- a CDS encoding VOC family protein, encoding MIKGLYETHVQVSNLESAIQFYTEVLGLEFAHKDENRPIAFLWIGKNKEAMLGLWEQKENLQTRHFAFSADKEDILNYSVEFLKNKNLKPYNFLKDGLDEPMVFAWMPALAIYFNDPDGNQLEFISILEGDGKPELGVLSYEEWLKEN